The genomic stretch AGCTTTTCCTCAGAACTTCATATTTCTAAATCATTTTGCATTAACATTTTTCATCAATCCAAGAGActatttgtgtatgttttgcTTGAAAACTATGCTTGTGCTGCCTGTCttcaaaataaatagtttttttttatatatattttttatataatgcaatgaaCTCATGATTGACATTACACGCATCCAACGGTTATGCATGCTCTGAATGGCGTGATGTTCTTACCTCCCATCGACCGTAGGTCAGCAGGAACAGGCACAAGGGTATGGCGGTACCGGACATGGCATGGGTAGAGGGCATGCTGTACTCCGAGTTGTAGAACATCTCCACCTTTACCACCGGGGGCGAGGCAGGTCTCGGCCACCGGATCACATCTTTCGTGCACTGGCCGAGATACATGACCCATACCCAGACCACGACGAGCCGGCGGCTCACATAAGCGTCTACGTTCCACATGAAGAACGGGAAGAATGAAATGTAGAAAAGCTCGTTCCCAAGCTCGGTACCGAGCGTGAACAGGTAGAATAGAAACTTATTCTCGATGATGAACTCCTGACCGACGTCTCCGGTGAGAGAGTTTCTGCGCAACGGCTTCACCGCGGATCCTTGAGCGTCGTCCCCGTCCTTACCCTGTGCTCGCATGTTTTCTCCTGCAGCTCCGTTCGCCACGCTGTTATTGCGTTTCTCCCTGTCGGTCTCTGCTCCTGCTGGTCTACGGCGGGTGGCATCCCCGCCTCCGTTCTGAACATCCCCGTGGCGAGTGCCTGGTACCCCGTTACTGAGTTTGTCACGTGTGTCGGTTCCGCGCACCCCGCATAGCTGCTGAAAACGCGCGACGTGCTGAGGGTCCTGCAAATAGTGCATGAGCCGCACGAATCCCACTTTCAACCCGTCTGCCATGTTTAGCGACAGACTGCGCAAGTTGAAGCCACCTGGTAAGACCGGGAGAAGCTGGAGCTACCGAGAGTGAACCGTGCTGTGGGTGTGGGTTATTAAACCATTCCCTCCATTCCCGTACTTATAATAACAAAAACCCCCGATCTAACCGAGACAAATAGACTTATAACAACTGATAAAATTATTCATAGACACATGAGttgaaaattaacataaaaaaaaactacttgcaACGGTTTACAAACGGCCAATTGTACCGACCCCCACGCCGTATCCGGGTACTGACAGATTCGTGCAAGCAAGAAATACAACGAGTGgctagaaaaaaaagaaagcaagtTTCTTAGATTCAAAATGGGAGGGGCTTAGCTGCCGGACATTGGCTGTGATTGGTCAGGTACcgttgttttaaataaaaacgaaTAATATTTTACCTCTTTGCTGTTTGACATTAATTAAATactattcatttaattattgtccgtactttcatttaaaatattacccAGCCGTTATTAAAACATCGGAGAGCCAGCATTGTCACGTGGTGACTGTTACTTTTCACAGCGCTAAGGATTGATTGCCAAATCGTGTTCGTTTCTGATTACAGCGTATTTTAAAAGATATCGCGTGGGCTGATTTGTATGTAACTTATACGTCAAGTACTAATCGTTTGGATTTAAACGATAATGCTTTTAGTGTACAAATGTCAACAGTGGAACCAAAAAGACCTGAGATTTTAGAATTCGGCTTCTTTGTGCCACAAAGCGCCCTCTGGAGTAATTAAGTCAACTTTTGTGTAGGAAACGTTTAGCAACTCCGCCCAATGGTGCGGAGAGGTTCATGTAGGGGTGACGTCATCACTTTAAGGACTCGAGAGCTGCCGCACATGATGATAAATATGATGCATAATGATGAAATCATAccttttttatttgcatatatttatttacacagaTAGGCTAAAGAAAAAGGACTGAGTGAAacattcaatattttattttatttgactgCAGTGCCATGAAAATAGACAATTCTCGTATATGCTACTTTTAAATCTTTTGGCAAAATAGCACTTAATTCTCTGAGGAATAATGTTCtctttgaaacaaaaaatagctccatttcaaaataaactggATATCCATGTCTATGCTTTGAAATGTCCAAAAGATAGCACTCTGAATTTAGATCTCAGTAAATTACATTCAgatattgaaaaaaatacattacacatacaaatgtgcataaacaaacacacaaaatatcaATGATAAAAGTACCAGTCATTATATACTGTACCAAAATATTTTTGCACTACTTTGCCTGTTAGAAAACCTTGTGTAACCAACATGTGAGACATGCACAGCGATATGAGATGAGAACAGGATCATCTGAGGTTCTGTGTAAAAGAGAGTGGGAGATTTTACACTACATTGAGCATGTATACCTTGTTTTCCCTGTTAGTCATAAACCGTGGGTTTTTGCACTGAATGTAGGTCATTGCTAGGAGATATTCCAACACCCACACAGTTAGTGTTTCCAGATCCAGATATTAAAGAGACAGAAATGTAGAAAATCCATGTGTGTACAAATGAGGCATTGGGACAAACTGGACTGAATAACTAAATTACTATCAATTGACTACCTTCAGATGACTGTAAAACAGCATTATAAACTGCAGGTAGTAGAGATGattgaaatgaatgaattaaagtAGCGGAGAATTCACTGCCATAACACTAGATGGCAGAGTCACCTTAACATAACAGTTTCTGCCAAAAGCCTCAAAAGGCTGTATGCAAAGACCTTAATTAAACACAAGTAGCAAATGCAAATGAAccgtttacattttttttgtttttgttttactatTATGAAAGTTGCATGTCACTAGAGACCCTGTTTAAGCTGAAAAAACCAGAAGGCCTTGAAAGAAATATTAGTTTTACTTATTTTCCCTCATACATCTCCAtatattctttgttttatttttttatttgtttgtttgttaaaggTATGAgaacttaataaaaaaacattagctAGTTCGACATATGTAGCCACTTACACGCACAAAAAAGTTCATTTCAGAGCAAGTAAAATCACTCCAACCTTAGGAGCAACAAGGATTTTGAAACTgacaatttcatttaatttttttttataacataacAACCACAAGGTGCATGGCTTTTGTTTGCCTTTTTTATCCCTGAAAACAGTGTTTAAGATTATAAGTCACTcaagcaaatttattaaaacaaaacatctgtgGTCAAAGTTCAGATTAACAGAGCGAGGCAGTGATAACAATATGATGTTGTCTTTTTCCACTTGGAAAAATACACCCTGATATGGGCGGACACCTGTTACGTCACAAACCACAGAGCTCATGCTCACCAGCAGACTTGCACAagcacaaatgcacacaaacccGAATCCCCCTTTTTGCTGGCTCCTGGAAATCAGTCATGGACAGTTGGAAATCCCGTGCATACACACGATGATATCTTATCCTTTATCATCCAAGTGGTAGAGTAGCACTGAAGCTCCATGATCAGGAGGCAGGGTGTGGCAGCTCCCCAGGCCACAGATGCACGTGGCTGGGGAGGGTGAGTACGGCAGCAGCTTGTACTGCTGGAACTCCTGGAGCACCACCTTCAGTCTCTTCCGCCTCCTCTCTGTCTCCTGCTCCTCCTCCTTGTcatctctctgtttctctctttccctctgggCTTCGTCCAGGTGGATCTTGCGTAGCAGGTTGTTGATGAGCACGGAGCGGCGGAGGTAAGCCTCGGGGTCGTCTAGGAAACGCAGCTTCTGCAGAGATAGGCGCAAGATGCAGCTGCGCTCCTCACGCAGGATCAGGTGCTGAGGGGAGAGGGACAGGTAAGGAGAGACAGTTGGAAGATGACAGGGACAGGTTGATGTGACTGGGTTGTTGACATGAAATGGGCAACTGAATCAAAGAGGGTGACAGATAGGatcagaaagacagacatggTGGATATATGTGAcaactgatttattttttaaattgaaataaatttaattggAATGACTATCATTGTATCATTCTGTtgtcctatctatctatctatctatctatctatctatctatctacagtatctcacagaagtgagtacacccctcacactttcgtaaatattttattatatcttttcatgtgacaacactgaagaaatgacactttgctacaatgtaaagtagtgattttacagcttgtataacagtgtaaatttgctgtcccctcaaaataactcaacacacagtcattaatgtctaaactgctggccacaaaagtgagtacacccctaagtgaaaatgtacaaattgggcccaattagccattttctctccccggtgtcatgtgacttgttagtgttacaaagtctcaggtgtgaatggggagcaggtgtgttaaatttggtgttatcactctcactctctcatactggtcactggaagttcaacatggcacctcatggcaaagaactctctgaggatctgaaaaaaagaattgttgctctacataaagatggcgtaggctataagaagattaccaagaccctgaaactgagctgcagcaaggtggccaagaccatacagcggtttaacaggacaggttccactcagaacaggcctcgccatggtcgaccaaagaagttgagagcacgtgctcagcgtcatatccagaggttgtgcttgggaaatagacgtatgagtgctgccaacattgctgcagaggttgaaggggtggggggtcagcctgtcagtgctcagaccatacgccgcacactgcatcaaattggtctgcatggctgttgtcccagaagaaagcctcttctaaagataatgcacaagaaagcccgcaaacagtttgctgaagacaagcagactaaggacatggattactggaaccatgtcctgtggtctgatgagaccaagatgaacttatttggttcagatggtgtcaagcgtgtgtggcggcaaccaggtgaggagtacaaagacaagtgtgtcttgcctacagtcaagtatggtggtgggagtgtcatggtctggggctgcatgaatgctgccggcactggggagctacagttcattgagggaaccatgaatgagcagagcatgatcccctcccttcggagactgggccgcagggcagtattccaacatgataacgaccccaaacacacctccaagacaaccactgccttgctaaagaaaatgagggtaaaggtgatggactggccaagcatgtctccagacctaaaccctattgagcatctgtggggcatcctcaaacggaaggtggaggagcgcaaggtctctaacgtccaccagctccgtgatgtcgtcatggaggagtggaagaggactccagtggcaacctgtgaagctctggtgaactccatgcccaagagggttaaggcagtgctggaaaataatggtggccacacaaaatattgacactttggtcccaatttggacattttcacttaggggtgtactcacttttgtggccagcggtttagacattaatggctgtgtgttgagttattttgaggggacagcaaatttacactgttatacaagctgtacactcactactttacattgtagcaaagcgtcatttcttcagtgttgtcacatgaaaagatataacaaaatatttacaaaaatgtgaggggtgtactcacttctgtgagatactgtatctatctatccatccatccatccatccatctacaacctgaattccggaaatgttgggacatttttaaatttgaataaaatgaaaactaaaagactttcaaatcacatgagccaatattttattcacaatagaacatagataacataacaaatgtttaaactgagaaattttacacttttatccactaaatgagctcatttcaaatttgatgcctgctacaggtctcaaaaaagttggcatgggggcaacaaatggctgaaaaagcaagaaattttgaaaagattcagctgggagaacatctagcaactaattaagttaattgatatcaggtctgtaacatgattagctataaaagggatgtcttagagaggcagagtctctcagaagtaaagatgggcagagctgtgaaagagtgcgtaaaaagattgtggaatactttaaaaacaatgttcctcaacatcaaattgcaaaggctttgcaaatctcatcatctacagtgcataacttcatcaaaagattcagagaaactggagaaatctctgtgcgtaagggacacgGCCAAAgaactttattggatgcccgtggtcttcaggccctcagacgacactgcatcactcatcagcatgattgtgtcaatgggcccaggaatacttccagaaaccactgtcggtaaacacaatccgccgtgccatctgctgatgccaactaaagctctatcatgcaaaaaggaagccatatgtgaacatggtccagaagcgccatcATGTCCTgttggccaaggctcatttaaaatggactgtttttaAAGTGGAAAAGTTTTCTATGGTCAAACAAGtctaaatttgacattcttgttggaaatcacggacgccgtgtcctccgggctaaagaggagggagaccttcaagcgtgttatcagcgttcagttcaaaagccagcatctctgatggtatgggggtgcataagtgcatacggtatgggcagcttgcatgttttggaaggcactatgaatgctgaaaggtagcaacatatgctccgctccagatgacgtctatttcagggaagaccttgtgtatttcagcaggacaatgcaaaaccatatactgcagctattacaacagcatggcttcattgTAGAAGAGTGCAGGTGCtaaattggcctgcctgcagtccagatctttcacttatagagaacatttggcgcatcattaaacgaaaaatatgtcaaagacgaccacaaactcttcagcagctggaaacctatatcaggcaagaacgggaccaaattccaacaccaaaactccagaaactcataaccttgatgcccagacatcttcaaactgttttgaaaagaagaggagatgctacaccatggtaaacatgcccccgtcccaactattttgagacctgtagcaggcatcaaatttgaaatgagctcattttgtgcataaaattgtaaaatttctcagtttaaacatttgttatgttatctatgttctattgtgaataaaatgttggctcatgtgatttgaaagtcttttagttttcattttattcaaatttaaaaaacgtcccatttctggaattcgggttgtatgtatgtatctatctatctaactgtAACCttccaaacttttttaaaaacttttaaaaaaagactctGACAAGCCAATATTCAAAGTTCCAGTTATGTGAATTTATTTGAATGTCAATTCATTGTAATTATACTTCCtttctttcaaatttgaattgcaattctgcatcctgtttgcttcctcaattcaaattcagaaaCTGAACTGGAATTTAAGTCATTCTCAGTTCAGATCTGAGTGGTGCACAACAAATCAGCACTGTTTCAGCACATATCAGCCGACACTCACTTTTTGTAAATATCCATGTAGGCTTCCCTGAACATCCTCCTCTTCCGCATATTTTCGCTTAAAGTAGGCAACTTTCGACGTTGTCGACCGTTGAGGGCACTCTTAGAGGAAAGACCCTGCAGGTGAGCAGACAAGGATTCTGTGAAACTGTGGCTTTGCAACTGGATTGAAAATTGGATTTTTACAAATAGATCTCTCTTTCAATCTCTTGCTGAGGATGACAATTCACtttaaaacaatgctgtgtCCTCAAACACTATATGCCATAAAGTGGATTAGGTTAGACTATAGTCAGTGTGTTATGTAacaatgtctgtgtgtgttgtgaaTTTTAATTACCTGAGGACTGCTTCACGCAGACACACTCACACGCCTCTCTGACAAATCCTCTATTCACCTGAGGCTCTTTCCTCTGGCTCACACACATTGCCTATTGGTTCCTAgtcagagagaaaaagagagcaagagagTATAGTTTACTGGATCCTACTTTTTTCTATGCGATTTCAGTTCACAAAAGTTATATTGGTGTGAATGTGTGACATCTAGCCCCAATCTCTTATATACAGATCAGTGTAGTTCTGTCTCAAAGAAGCAAAAACAAATCATGCAGTATAAATGTAATGGCATCTGCAGGCAGCTGCACGATGTCTTGCTGCTGCGTTTCATTTATCATGTTCAAAGAGAGATGTCTCGTGCTCTGTCAACAGCGGTGCGGCGCGCAATAACCGTGGGTGGGTAGATTAGTGTGGGCTGCGTGTGAGTTTGTGtgcttgagagagagagagagagagagagagagagagaatataaaCCAGTAAGGTATTTGTCTTCACTGTAGTTTCTTTTGGTTACATTTGGTTAAACTATACAAATACAGGGACGATATTTGATGCCATTTTGGTGACTGTATGAGTTCTAAACTTGATTaaattgtaaacatttttaaataattttaacacaGGTCCTGCCAATCTGTTTGAGCTATTAAAATGTGGACACAGATTTATAAAGCAACATGATGACATAAAGTTCATATGATGTTCATGCAAGAGAATTCTGCAACGTCCCATTCaccataaattatttttaatcacagtattcttaaatattataattaagacaattgatatttttttattttaacaatattttaacatgaaagtagtaaaaattttttttttgccttgatAAAGGTGCACTCTGGCCAGTATAGCAATATATGGATCCAACACCATGCAAAAGCAATAATTTTTCGCTTTCTAATAGAAATGTAATTAGCATTCAGGTATGATTCATTCAGCAAAATTGTCCAAAAATTAGGGTTACCAAGATGCAGTGTTATCTGGTCATGTGATATCAATATGAATGATATTATGACC from Ctenopharyngodon idella isolate HZGC_01 chromosome 13, HZGC01, whole genome shotgun sequence encodes the following:
- the sgpp1b gene encoding sphingosine-1-phosphate phosphatase 1, with translation MADGLKVGFVRLMHYLQDPQHVARFQQLCGVRGTDTRDKLSNGVPGTRHGDVQNGGGDATRRRPAGAETDREKRNNSVANGAAGENMRAQGKDGDDAQGSAVKPLRRNSLTGDVGQEFIIENKFLFYLFTLGTELGNELFYISFFPFFMWNVDAYVSRRLVVVWVWVMYLGQCTKDVIRWPRPASPPVVKVEMFYNSEYSMPSTHAMSGTAIPLCLFLLTYGRWEYPMLLGLSLAISWCVLVCLSRIYMGMHSILDIIAGFLYSLLIVVVFSPALEIIDTFNCTHRYAPLMIISLHVGLGLFSFTLDTWSTSRGDTAQILGSGAGIALASHVNYHLGLLPDPPASMLPLQPPSFTLGLIGLCLLRFLLGVLILLATRAIMKALTIPLVCWLFGIPSGDVRKARQHMEVELPYRYIVYGTVGLNALFLVPFLFAQVGLL